The window TCTCAAGGACCGCAAGAAATACGTACCTGGTGAAAATTTATCCTTTCCAGCTGCCACTGGTTCGGAATCAGACCAGGCACCAGATCAAACCGAACTTTCCCTCGCCCAGCAGCTCGGCCTCGGAGTCCGGACAATCGTGCTTGATCCAGGCCATGGCGGCAAGGATCCCGGAGCCGTAGCCAATGGCGTAATGGAAAAGGACATTGTACTCACTTTGGCCCATCAACTTAAGCCCCTGCTTGAGAATCAACTGGGATGTGAGGTTATTCTCACCAGAGATGATGACACCTTTATTTCCCTCGAGGAGAGAACGGCGATTGCCAACACCAAAGGAGCCGATCTCTTCATTTCACTTCATGTGAATGCCCATCGTTCCAGCAAAGTGCGCGGCGTTGAGACCTACTTCCTGAATCTGACAACCAGTACTGATGCCATGAAGGTTGCAGCGAGGGAGAATGCCACCTCAACTCATCAAATGAGCGATCTGCAGGATATCCTTTCGGATATTATGAAAAACTCAAAGATCGAGGAATCATCGAGGCTTGCCCAAAAAGTCCAGACGGCAATTGTTCAGGGACAATCAGGCACCTCCTTTAATGAGCTGCGCAATTTAGGAGTCAAACAGGCTCCCTTTTACGTCCTTATTGGTGCGGAAATGCCGGCAATCCTGCTTGAAACCTCATTTATCAGTAACAGGGGTGATGTGGCAAATCTCAAGTCACCTTCCTTTATCAAGGCACTGGCTGATGATATTTCCATTGGCATAGGGTCGTATATCAATGGCAATCTGGTCGGTTTCAACAGTACCCTGTAGCTCTATAAAATCCTTGTAATCAACTCCCCATCTTCTCCGGAACCCTGCCTGAAACAGGCAGCTACCCTTTCTCATTAACTCTTTGCTCAGGCTAAGCTTTTCATTGAGTTCGTATACAAAAAAAAAGGCCTCCCGAATTTCGGGAGGCCTTTTTTTATATGACTATTTCGACTGCTGCTAATTACAGCTTTGCAGTCTTAAGTCTGGCAACCGCACGCTGCAAAGATGCTTCAGCGCGGGTCAGGTTTAAGTTTTCGTTTTGTGCTGAGGCTTGGGCAAGGCGCTTTTCAGCGCGCTCTTTTGCCCTCATAGCCCTGTCCACATCAATGTCACGACCGAATTCGGCACTCTCTACAAGAAAAGTGATCTTGTTATTTGAGACTTCACAAAAGCCGCCACTAATCATTAGTGCATGCCGCTCTTTGCTCGCCTCATAAGTCAGAGTTCCGATCTTGATGGTAGACAAAAATGGGGCATGATTAGCCAGCACACCAAAGTCGCCACCATAACCAGGTGCGTTAACGATATCAACATCTTCGTTAACCACTGCCCCGCTCGGTGTAACAACTTCAAGTCTAATCTGCTCTGCCATCGGTTTGCCCTCTCTAGTTCAATGGTTGTTTATTCTTTGGACGCTGCGTCTTTTGCAACTGCCTCGTCGATGGTACCAACCATATAGAAAGAGTTCTCATTCAGGTCGTCATGCTTACCTTCGAGGATCTCTTTAAAGCCCTGTACGGTGTCAGCAACCTT of the Desulfosediminicola ganghwensis genome contains:
- a CDS encoding F0F1 ATP synthase subunit epsilon, with the protein product MAEQIRLEVVTPSGAVVNEDVDIVNAPGYGGDFGVLANHAPFLSTIKIGTLTYEASKERHALMISGGFCEVSNNKITFLVESAEFGRDIDVDRAMRAKERAEKRLAQASAQNENLNLTRAEASLQRAVARLKTAKL